A region from the Corylus avellana chromosome ca7, CavTom2PMs-1.0 genome encodes:
- the LOC132186299 gene encoding phospholipase D alpha 1, translating into MAHILLHGTLHATIYEVDNIHKGGGGPKIFRKLMENIEETVGFGKGVTKLYATIDLEKARVGKTRIIENEYKNPRWYESFHIYCAHMTSNIIFTIKDDNPIGASLIGRAYVPVQEVLGGEEVDKWVEILDEDKNPIQGNSKIHVKLRYFDVTNDRTWSRGIRSQKFPGVPYTFFPQRQGCRVSLYQDAHVPDNFVPKIPLAGGTYYEPHRCWEDVFDAITNAKHLIYITGWSVYTGISLVRDSRRPKPGGDITLGELLKKKASEGVRVLMLVWDDRTSVGLLKKDGLMATHDEETEHYFQNTDVHCVLCPRNPDDGGSIVQDLQISTMFTHHQKIVVVDSELPTEGSQKRRIVSFVGGIDLCDGRYDTAFHSLFRTLDTAHHDDFHQPNFEGASITKGGPREPWHDIHSRLEGPIAWDVLFNFEQRWRKQGGKDLLVQLRELDDVMISPSPVMFPDDHETWNVQLFRSIDGGAAFGFPETPEDAARAGLVSGKDNIIDRSIQDAYINAIRRAKNFIYIENQYFLGSCFAWSADGIKPEDMGALHLIPKELSLKIVSKIEAGERFTVYVVVPMWPEGMPESGSVQAILDWQKRTMEMMYKDVIQALKAKGIEDDPRNYLTFFCLGNREVKKHGEYEPSEKPEPDTDYFRAQVARRFMIYVHAKMMIVDDEYIIVGSANINQRSMDGARDSEIAMGAYQPNHLAARQPARGQVHGFRMALWYEHLGMLDDSILHPESEECIRKVNQIADKYWDLYSSETLEHDLPGHLLRYPIGVASEGEVTELPGFEFFPDTKARILGTKSDYMPPILTT; encoded by the exons GAAACTGTTGGTTTTGGCAAAGGAGTTACTAAACTCTATGCAACTATTGATCTAGAAAAGGCTAGAGTTGGGAAGACCAGAATAATAGAAAACGAGTATAAGAACCCCAGGTGGTATGAGTCTTTTCATATTTACTGTGCCCATATGACATCAAACATTATATTCACTATCAAAGATGATAATCCTATTGGGGCATCCTTAATTGGAAGGGCTTATGTACCTGTTCAAGAAGTCTTGGGTGGGGAAGAAGTGGATAAATGGGTTGAAATCCTGGATGAAGACAAAAATCCTATTCAGGGAAATTCTAAGATCCATGTGAAACTACGATATTTTGATGTTACAAATGACCGTACTTGGTCTCGGGGTATCAGAAGTCAAAAATTTCCTGGAGTGCCATACACTTTCTTCCCGCAGAGACAAGGATGTAGGGTTTCTCTGTACCAAGATGCTCACGTCCCAGATAATTTTGTTCCTAAAATACCCCTTGCTGGAGGCACGTACTACGAGCCCCACAGATGTTGGGAAGATGTTTTTGATGCGATCACTAATGCAAAACACTTGATCTATATCACTGGATGGTCTGTTTATACCGGAATTTCCTTGGTAAGGGACTCGAGGAGGCCGAAGCCTGGAGGAGATATCACCCTTGGTGAACTGCTCAAGAAAAAGGCAAGCGAAGGTGTCAGGGTTCTTATGCTTGTTTGGGATGACAGGACTTCAGTTGGTTTACTGAAAAAGGACGGATTGATGGCCACTCATGATGAAGAAACTGAACATTACTTCCAGAATACTGATGTGCACTGTGTCTTATGCCCCCGGAATCCCGATGATGGTGGAAGCATTGTCCAGGATTTACAGATCTCCACCATGTTCACCCATCACCAGAAGATTGTGGTGGTGGACAGCGAGCTGCCTACTGAAGGATCACAAAAGCGGAGAATTGTGAGTTTTGTTGGGGGTATTGATCTTTGTGATGGGAGATACGATACTGCCTTTCATTCACTTTTCAGAACATTAGACACTGCACATCATGATGATTTTCATCAGCCAAATTTTGAGGGTGCTTCAATCACAAAAGGTGGTCCTAGGGAACCATGGCATGATATCCACTCCCGGCTTGAAGGACCCATTGCTTGGGATGTCTTATTTAATTTTGAGCAGAGGTGGAGAAAGCAAGGTGGTAAGGATCTCCTTGTTCAGCTAAGAGAACTTGATGATGTCATGATTTCCCCATCTCCAGTTATGTTCCCGGATGACCATGAGACATGGAATGTGCAGTTGTTTAGATCCATTGATGGTGGGGCTGCTTTTGGCTTCCCAGAGACACCTGAAGATGCTGCTAGAGCTGGGCTTGTCAGTGGCAAGGATAATATCATTGACCGGAGCATTCAGGATGCATATATTAATGCTATTCGACGTGCGAAGAATTTCATTTATATTGAAAATCAGTATTTCCTTGGAAGCTGCTTTGCCTGGAGTGCTGATGGTATTAAGCCTGAGGATATGGGTGCTCTGCATCTGATTCCAAAGGAGCTTTCACTTAAGATTGTTAGTAAGATAGAAGCAGGGGAGAGGTTCACTGTCTATGTCGTTGTCCCAATGTGGCCCGAGGGTATGCCGGAGAGTGGATCAGTTCAGGCAATATTAGATTGGCAAAAGAGGACGATGGAGATGATGTATAAAGATGTCATTCAGGCTCTGAAAGCCAAGGGTATTGAGGACGATCCTCGGAactatttaacatttttctgcCTTGGAAATCGGGAGGTAAAGAAGCATGGAGAGTATGAACCTTCAGAAAAACCAGAACCTGATACCGATTATTTTAGAGCCCAGGTGGCCAGGCGCTTCATGATCTATGTTCATGCCAAGATGATGATTG TTGATGACGAATACATAATAGTTGGATCTGCCAACATCAACCAGCGATCAATGGATGGTGCTAGGGACTCTGAGATAGCAATGGGAGCCTACCAGCCAAATCATCTGGCAGCCCGGCAGCCAGCACGTGGCCAGGTCCATGGATTCCGTATGGCTCTGTGGTATGAGCACCTTGGCATGCTTGATGATTCTATTCTTCATCCTGAAAGCGAGGAGTGTATCAGGAAGGTGAACCAGATTGCTGACAAATATTGGGATCTATATTCAAGTGAGACACTTGAACATGACCTGCCCGGTCACCTGCTGCGATATCCCATTGGGGTTGCCAGTGAAGGAGAAGTCACAGAGCTACCTGGATTTGAGTTCTTCCCTGACACCAAGGCGCGAATTCTGGGTACCAAATCTGACTACATGCCCCCAATCCTTACTACTTAG